One Sporocytophaga myxococcoides DNA segment encodes these proteins:
- a CDS encoding cysteine desulfurase family protein, which translates to MHVYLDNAATTILDPTVLDAMMPFFKEHFGNPSSIHTHGREAKSAIEKARKTVASLLNTSPSEIFFTSGGTEADNTAITSSIKAFNIKHAITSPIEHHAVLHTLEHLETEGKIQLHYVKLNEKGEINYEDLEHLLHNHSFCFVSLMHGNNEIGNLSDIERIGELCRKYGAIYHSDTVQTAGHFPHDLQKLKVDFIVGSAHKFHGPKGVGFLYINGDRKINPLIYGGAQERNMRGGTENIYGIVGLAKALELAYQNMTYHKDHISILKAHMINSLKAEIPGVDFNGACADPENSLYTVLSVSLPPSDMNEMLLFNLDINKISASAGSACASGTDAGSHVLNAIKADPERGHIRFSFSKYNTIEEIEYTVKKLSNFYK; encoded by the coding sequence ATGCATGTCTACTTAGATAACGCCGCTACAACAATTCTTGACCCGACAGTACTGGATGCCATGATGCCCTTTTTTAAAGAGCATTTTGGCAATCCGTCTTCGATACATACACATGGCAGAGAGGCAAAATCTGCTATAGAAAAAGCCAGAAAAACAGTTGCCTCTCTTCTCAACACATCTCCATCTGAAATATTTTTTACATCTGGAGGAACAGAAGCTGACAATACTGCTATCACAAGCAGCATTAAAGCTTTTAATATCAAGCATGCAATCACTTCACCAATTGAGCATCATGCAGTGCTTCATACGTTGGAGCATCTGGAAACGGAAGGGAAAATACAATTGCACTATGTGAAACTCAATGAAAAGGGTGAAATAAACTATGAAGATCTTGAGCATCTTCTTCACAACCACAGTTTTTGCTTTGTTTCTTTGATGCATGGAAACAATGAGATCGGAAACCTTAGTGACATTGAAAGAATAGGTGAACTTTGCCGTAAATATGGGGCAATTTACCATTCAGACACTGTGCAGACTGCAGGTCATTTTCCGCACGATCTTCAAAAGCTGAAAGTAGATTTTATAGTTGGATCTGCACATAAATTTCATGGCCCCAAAGGCGTTGGTTTTCTTTATATAAATGGTGACCGTAAAATAAATCCATTAATTTATGGTGGGGCTCAGGAACGTAACATGCGGGGAGGAACAGAAAATATTTATGGAATAGTTGGTCTCGCAAAAGCATTGGAGCTGGCTTATCAAAATATGACTTATCACAAAGATCATATAAGCATATTAAAAGCTCATATGATAAACTCTTTGAAAGCTGAAATACCAGGGGTCGATTTCAATGGCGCCTGTGCAGACCCTGAGAACAGCTTATACACTGTCTTAAGTGTAAGCCTTCCTCCTTCTGATATGAATGAAATGCTACTTTTTAATCTGGACATAAACAAAATTTCTGCTTCAGCAGGAAGTGCTTGTGCAAGCGGCACCGATGCAGGATCTCATGTGCTAAACGCTATTAAAGCTGACCCGGAAAGAGGACATATCAGATTCTCTTTCAGCAAATACAACACTATTGAGGAAATAGAATATACCGTTAAAAAGCTTTCAAATTTTTATAAATAA
- the glmM gene encoding phosphoglucosamine mutase — translation MTLIKSISGIRGTIGGKSGEGLTPIDIVKFTTGYAQWIKSRGEGKTIVIGRDARPSGQMVSGIVTSTLISMGLDVIDLGLSTTPTVEMAVTMEKAAGGIIITASHNPIQWNALKMLNERGEFVSEADGKQILEFAENESTEFTEIKKIGKYTTDDSYIKKHIQAILKLPLVNKKLIEQRNFSIAIDCVNSTGGIALPMLLEALGVKKVTQYYCEPNGQFPHNPEPLPENLTHISNEISKGKFDLGIVVDPDVDRLCFVCEDGSMFGEEYTLVAVADYVLKNKSGNTVSNLSSTRALRDVTEKAKGNYFASAVGEVNVVNAMKENNAVIGGEGNGGIIYPELHYGRDALVGIALFLTHLAKFGKSISMLRMQYPPYHISKNKIELTPDIDVDCVIEEIRKKYSKQPINNIDGVKIEFDKEWVHLRKSNTEPIIRIYSESETQATADHLANKIITDIKELLSRHACLLR, via the coding sequence GTGACGCTAATCAAATCAATTTCAGGCATTAGGGGTACGATAGGAGGCAAAAGCGGAGAAGGTCTTACTCCAATTGATATTGTAAAATTCACCACAGGATATGCGCAATGGATCAAGTCCAGGGGTGAAGGGAAAACAATTGTAATAGGAAGAGACGCAAGACCTTCAGGGCAAATGGTTTCCGGAATTGTTACTTCTACTCTTATTTCTATGGGGCTTGATGTGATAGACCTTGGCTTGTCTACTACTCCAACCGTAGAAATGGCCGTTACAATGGAAAAAGCTGCAGGGGGAATAATAATTACTGCAAGCCACAATCCTATTCAATGGAACGCCCTGAAAATGCTGAACGAAAGAGGAGAATTTGTTTCTGAAGCAGATGGTAAACAGATCCTTGAATTTGCTGAGAATGAATCGACAGAATTTACCGAAATCAAAAAAATCGGAAAATATACTACTGATGACAGCTACATTAAAAAGCACATTCAGGCAATCCTTAAACTTCCTTTAGTCAATAAAAAACTGATCGAACAAAGAAATTTTTCCATCGCAATTGATTGTGTCAATTCAACCGGAGGTATTGCCCTTCCAATGTTACTGGAAGCTTTAGGAGTAAAAAAGGTAACTCAATATTATTGTGAGCCTAACGGACAATTTCCTCACAATCCTGAGCCTCTACCTGAAAACCTGACTCACATTTCCAATGAAATCTCTAAAGGAAAATTTGATCTTGGAATTGTTGTAGATCCTGATGTGGACAGGCTTTGCTTTGTGTGTGAAGATGGAAGCATGTTTGGTGAAGAATATACATTGGTTGCAGTTGCTGACTATGTGCTTAAAAACAAGTCTGGCAACACGGTTTCAAATCTTTCATCAACAAGAGCATTAAGAGATGTTACTGAAAAAGCAAAAGGAAACTACTTTGCATCTGCTGTAGGAGAAGTAAATGTTGTGAATGCAATGAAGGAAAATAATGCAGTAATAGGTGGTGAAGGAAACGGAGGAATTATATACCCTGAACTTCATTACGGCAGAGATGCTTTGGTTGGTATAGCATTGTTCCTTACGCATCTTGCCAAATTCGGCAAGTCAATTTCAATGTTAAGGATGCAGTATCCTCCTTATCATATATCGAAAAACAAAATCGAGCTTACACCTGATATTGATGTAGATTGTGTGATTGAAGAGATAAGAAAGAAATACAGCAAGCAACCTATTAATAATATAGACGGGGTGAAGATCGAGTTTGATAAAGAGTGGGTTCATTTAAGAAAATCAAACACAGAACCAATTATACGAATTTATTCTGAGTCCGAGACACAGGCAACTGCTGATCACCTTGCCAATAAAATTATTACGGACATAAAGGAGCTACTTTCAAGACATGCATGTCTACTTAGATAA
- the mazG gene encoding nucleoside triphosphate pyrophosphohydrolase yields MIYNDLNKSERRKEMLSAFDKLLTIMDELREKCPWDKKQTTESLRYLTIEETFELSDAIVEKNNDEIKKELGDILLHIVFYARIGSEENNFDIADVINSLCEKLIRRHPHIYGDVNAENEEEVKKNWEQIKIKESNGEKTVLSGVPKSLPALVKAMRIQEKARGAGFDWEKKEQVWEKVEEEMNEFKAEFNVNEEKIEKERAENEFGDLLFSLINYARFLDINAEDALEKTNKKFIKRFNYLEAESKKDGKELGKMSLAEMDKYWEAAKRL; encoded by the coding sequence ATGATTTACAATGATTTAAATAAAAGTGAAAGGCGAAAAGAAATGCTTTCTGCTTTTGACAAACTCCTTACTATCATGGACGAACTGAGAGAAAAGTGCCCCTGGGATAAGAAGCAAACGACAGAGTCTCTCAGATACCTTACCATTGAAGAAACATTTGAGCTTTCTGACGCAATTGTTGAAAAAAATAATGATGAAATAAAAAAAGAACTCGGAGACATTCTTTTACATATTGTCTTTTATGCCAGAATAGGTTCTGAAGAAAACAACTTTGACATAGCTGATGTAATCAATTCTTTATGTGAAAAGCTGATAAGAAGACATCCTCATATTTATGGAGATGTTAATGCTGAAAATGAGGAGGAAGTGAAGAAAAACTGGGAGCAGATCAAAATTAAAGAATCGAATGGGGAAAAAACAGTTCTGTCTGGGGTTCCAAAATCACTGCCAGCATTGGTAAAGGCAATGAGGATACAGGAAAAAGCCAGGGGTGCAGGTTTTGACTGGGAAAAGAAGGAACAGGTTTGGGAAAAGGTTGAAGAAGAAATGAACGAATTCAAAGCGGAGTTTAATGTTAATGAAGAAAAAATTGAGAAGGAAAGAGCTGAAAATGAGTTTGGAGACTTATTATTTTCTCTGATTAATTATGCCCGGTTTTTAGATATAAACGCTGAGGATGCTTTGGAAAAAACCAATAAAAAGTTCATAAAAAGATTCAATTATCTGGAAGCCGAAAGCAAAAAAGACGGAAAGGAATTAGGGAAAATGTCTCTTGCTGAAATGGATAAGTATTGGGAAGCTGCTAAGAGACTTTAG
- a CDS encoding DMT family transporter: MGKRNMLISTVLFSFMHVSVKFLSGFSVFQIAFFRALISLGICLYLLHKSGLSLKGNRQSMLWFRGLLGTASIFSFYYTLQNIPLATAFTISQLAPLFIGVMAAMVLKEKISNLQWFFLILAFSGILLIKGFDLRLTSLDIGIAVFSAIMTAGAHFTIKVINQDDPPVKVMTYLPLVSLPLVTPFAIHFWKNPTILEIFLLSAIGLLAHFAQLFLTKAYQQEKAANLIPFYFLGVAMSILWGYLAFEETFNLQSVIGMAFLIIAGSPDIYKSLLMGKKPKVS; encoded by the coding sequence ATGGGAAAACGAAACATGCTTATTTCTACCGTTTTATTTTCATTTATGCATGTTTCTGTAAAATTCTTAAGCGGATTCAGTGTATTCCAAATTGCGTTTTTCAGGGCTCTGATAAGTCTGGGAATTTGTTTGTACCTTCTTCATAAATCCGGTTTAAGTCTGAAAGGTAACAGGCAAAGCATGCTTTGGTTCAGAGGTTTGCTCGGAACTGCTTCCATTTTCAGCTTTTATTATACACTTCAAAACATCCCCTTGGCAACTGCCTTTACTATAAGTCAGTTGGCTCCATTATTTATTGGGGTAATGGCAGCCATGGTTTTAAAAGAGAAAATAAGCAATCTTCAATGGTTCTTTTTGATACTGGCATTTTCAGGTATATTATTAATCAAAGGTTTTGACCTGAGATTAACATCATTAGACATTGGAATTGCGGTATTTTCCGCAATTATGACTGCAGGTGCACATTTTACAATTAAAGTCATAAACCAGGATGATCCTCCGGTAAAAGTAATGACATATCTTCCTCTGGTTTCGCTGCCTCTGGTAACTCCTTTTGCTATTCACTTTTGGAAAAATCCAACGATTCTCGAAATTTTCCTATTGAGTGCAATTGGCTTATTAGCGCATTTTGCCCAATTGTTTCTAACAAAAGCATATCAACAGGAAAAGGCCGCCAATCTTATTCCGTTTTACTTTCTTGGAGTAGCCATGTCTATCCTTTGGGGTTATCTTGCCTTTGAAGAGACTTTCAACTTACAGTCTGTAATAGGCATGGCTTTTTTAATAATTGCCGGAAGCCCTGATATTTACAAAAGCTTATTGATGGGGAAAAAACCTAAAGTCTCTTAG